TTCAACGAAGATGAATATTGAGTTTCCTCAAGCTGCATGAAAGACACCCCGGTACGGTCTGAAAACCGTACCGGGGTGTCTGATTGTTCGGAAACGAACAGCCTTTCAGAGCCGCAGCGTGCGGAACCACGTCTGAATATCCTCTTGCAAAGTGCTCCTGTAAGATCGCCGCACGGATTCGAAATATTCCCACTGCTGCATAAAAACTTCCGCATCGGGTTCGACCGCCTGTCTCTTTACAGGAGTTTCGCATCCAACAATTCCCCTGCGGGTATCTCCACCATCTGATGGCGGGCTCCGTTTTTCTCGACGATTTCCAGCAAAAGCACCTTGTCGTCGGGGATCGTAAGCTTGGGCAGCGCGAATACCGTCCGCTGACGCTGGTGCCCCCTTACAACTGCCGGATCGTTGCATACGCGCAGGATTTCGAGCGATGTCTGCTGTTGTGCCGTACGCTTGGCGAGTTTGCGATCCGCTACGATGAACCGCCGCGCATCCACCTCGAAGGAGATGTTCGTGTCGTTCGAGATGCAGGTGTGAATGTATATCACGTCATTGAACACGTAAATCCCCAACACTTCGACTTCAATGCCGTACTTCTTCGCACGAATGCCCTTCACGTCCGTACGGTTTTGGCGGTATATGTCGCTCAACATGCGTTTTACGGTTGCGGGCTTTTCGCGGCCTACTTCGCGCAGCAGCACCAGGCCCTCGGAAGCCGTCGGCTGCGGATCGTCTGCGGCAGCCGGTTTCTTCACACCTTCCGTCTGCGGTTCCTGCACTGTAAGATTGAGGGTCGAGACAACCGGGTTCTCGGCATAGTGGACATCGAACGTGAAAAATCCGCCGTCTTCGGTGATGACCGTCAGGTTTGTTTCTGCTGCGAAATTCCGCACGGCCGCCTTCACCCGCACGACGTTTTCGGCCCCGTCGGCCTTGCCTGCTATGATGTCCATCGAGCCGATGTCGATATACGTGACGGGCGACGGGAAGAGGATGTGTACAGTCTTGGTGAATCCCGCTTCGATCTTTCGGGGTTCGATCTGCTGCGGCTCGTCCTGCACGGCCTTCGCCGTAGCGTGTGCGGCCCAGATTGCGGAAACAATCAGGGTCAGATAAATAAGGTCTCTTTTCATGTGTGTTCTATTCTTTTGAAATCAATAATAGCTGATGGTTGGCTTTGAGGGTTATCTTCACCTCGCGGAGCTTCCCGGCGACATACTGCGACGAAGCCTGCAATCCTCCGCGCGCCAGCTCCGAAAGGACCTGCTGCCCGGCCGAACGGGTGACGTTTACGCTCGTGCCGGCTGTCTGCCCGACAGACGCCAGCGCCTCTTTGAGGGCCGTCCGCTCGCGGGAGTTCGGGACGTTGAGCCCCGGCTGTCCGTCGAAATCGTAAGCCACGGCTTCGACGGCGAAGATCCGCCCGCCGTATTCGACGGACGACACCGTGACTTGCAGCCGCATTCCGGAGATTGTCGCAAGACCGTATAGCGGCGTATTACGGGGGATGGTCACTCCGTCGATACGCACGGCTTCCAGCAGCCGCAACTGCACGGTGCTCCCGGCACGTATAACCTGCGTCTGAGCGACACAGGCCTTGACGCTTGGAATATCGGCATGCGCGACACCACCTGCCGCCGTGAGAAACCCGAGGTTGCGCTCGACGGTGAAATCCGCCCGAGGGTCGAGCGTCGAGGCTTCGACCTCACCCTCCCGAACGGGGCGCATGACCGACAGGCGCGAATCCTTCCGCTGCTTTGCCTGCTCAACAGCTTCTTCACCTACGGCCGTTCCGCCACCGAGATATTTCCGGGCGAGCTTGTACTGCTCCTCGGCCAGCTCCAGCGGATCGGGCTGTTGCCGTTCAGCGTCAAGCTGGGATTGCAGGGCTGCGACCTGCTCTTTCAGGGCTTCGACTTCGGTATTGCGCTGCGGAGCGGCGTAGAAGCCCTGCACCTGCCGCTGCATGGCCCGGTTGGCCTCGGAGGCCCGCAGTGCGGGGTTGTCCGCCGGTGCAGGCTCCTCGGCAGGTTTGAGCCCGTCGTCCAGCAGCGAGAACGAGTTGTCGCCGAGTGTCATCATGCGTCTCTGCTGCTGCTCCTCGCTGCGGAGCTGTTCCGCGGCTTTGCGTTTGTCGCTGACGGTGGCCTGCGCCTTGCCGTCCGGAACCGACGTGTTGATCCCCGCGGCCCCTTCTTGAGGCTTGACGGGCGCAGGTCGGAATATAAGCCACATCGCGACGAGGAATATACATCCGAGGATCGCCGCGAAGAGCAGCACCTTGCGCTTGCGCAGCCGTTCGAACTCCGCCGAGGGGTCGTTTCCCGGATTCTTGTTTTCTGTCATAACGTTTACGGTTTTGGATGTAATAATTCGGGATGCCCGATCTCCAGCTCCGGTACCATGTCCATAGCGAACAGGAGCCAAAGGTAAAGGAGCAGCAGCAGGACGAGCGCCGCGAGTACGATCCGCTCCCGGATGCGGGGTGCGAGCGCGTCATGCCGGCGTCGCAGCGACCGCCGCATCCAGCGGATGCGGCAGCGCAGGGAGTGCGGTTTAGCGGTCATAGGTCGCGAGGTCTTTGTTTTCGACGATGTTCAGCGCCTCGACCATGAAGCCCTGCGGGTTGTTGTCCGAGCGGGAAACGTTCACCAGACGGCACGTCGTGACGAGCGACCGCTCCGTGACGGTGCTTTCGCGCAGGATGCGCTGCCGGGCAAAGGTCGTAACCTCGTAGGGATAGCGGTCGAAATTGCAGCGGATGCTGTCCACTTTTACCATCTGTGAGACGTTTCCGGCGATCAGGCGGTTGAAGAATCCCTTTTCCTGCAAGACCTTGTAGTAGGACAAGGCACTTTTGTCGGCCATCTGCAAGGCGCGTCCGACATTGGACTCGATGGCCGCCTTGTCGGGCGAGAGGGTGAAGAAGAGCTCGTGGAAGCGCCGCACGTGTTCGCGGGCTTCGACGGGACGGTTCTGCGCGAGGTCCTGCGAGAGCGCCACCATCAGCGAGCGGCCGTTGTCCAGCACGTAGATCTTCTGCCGCTGCCGCTCGGCGAAGGAGTAGGACATCCAGACTGCCGCCACGGTTACGACGGCGCAGATTCCGGCGAAGACGAAAGCGTACATGCGCAGCTGCCGAAAGGATGTTTCGATGTTCGTTAAACACTTGAATTCCATAATAACGAGTCATTTTATTTTCGGAAAATAAGCCGGGCGCCGTTCATGATACCACGCCCCACGGCCTTACCGCCCGATAATGCCGCCGAGCCGGCGCCTTTTGCTCCGGCCCATGCTTTGCCGGCCGTCCATCCGGCTCCGGCGCTTACGAGCGAGGTCATCTTCGAGACGGTTTTGTTGTAGGCGGCGAATCCGTTTGCCTGCACGACCCACGAGGCGATCGAGGGGATACAGAGATATCCGCACACGGCCACGAGCATAAAGATCAGATTCAGGCTGTTCGACCAGTCCACATACCAGTTGTAGCCTCCGGCCATCAGGTCGACGTCGTGGCGCATCGAAAGGGTTTGCAGACGTGCGATGATCGCCGAGAAAAGGTCCGAGATCGGCAGCCACAGGTAAATCGAGACATACTTCGTGAGCCATTGCGTCAGGGTGGATTGAAAACCGTCGAACACGGAGATGGCGAAAGCGATCGGGCCGAGCAGCGAGAGGACGATCAGGTAAAAGGTCCTCAGCACGTCGAGGATAACGCTCGCCGCGGCGAAGAGCAGTTCGAGTACCCACGCCAGACATTTGAAGATGATCCCTTTGACCGACCATGAGGAACGCTGTTCATTCATACGATCGAGGGCCTGCTGCGTCTGGTCGTCGAGTCCCAGTTCATTCAGTTCGCGTTCCATCTCCTCGTCTTCGGCATAGTAGCTGTCCGGGGGCATCTGCTCGCGGCTTTCGAGTTCGAGCCGCTCACGCCGCTCCTGCCATTGTTCCATGTCGAGTGTTTGCCCGACCATCAGCGAATGCGTCGCCTTTACCAGGGGTGAAAGTATGCCGTTCAGGCTTCCCAACACGAGCGTCGGGAAGAACAGGATGCAGATGCCGATGGCGAAGGGCCGCATAAGGGGAAAGAGGTCGATCGGTTCGGCTTGGGCCATCGACTGCCAGACGCGGTAGGCGATGTGAAGCAGCGCCCCGATCCCTGCGATGGCCATTGCGACCTGCGACATCGGATAGCACAGCGCCATCATGTCGTCGTAAAGCACCCGGAGAATCGTATGCAGATTGTCCGTAAGGGAAAGCATGTGTACCATCGTCGGCTACCAGTAACGTTGTTCGTCGGTTCCGTACAATGAGAGCACACCCTCCATGTCCCGCTTCCGGGCGGCCCGCAGCAGGGATATGGAGATGTTCTTGCGCGTGTAGTAGCGCGCCAGGTCGCGGTGGCGCCGCAAAACGCCGTAGACACGCTGCACCACGTCGATACGGTCTTTGTCCGTCAGCGACATGTCCGTAGGATTCACGATATCCTGCAACTCTTTCAATTCCCCGGCCGACTCCTCGATGATTTTAGCGTAGCCTGCGGCGATGGCAGCCAACTCTGCGGGCGTGAAGTTCTCGTCGCCGACCATCCGACGATACCCGTCTACGTAGATGTCCGAGATTTCGCCGACCAGCAGGATGCACTGTTGCACCTTGCGGGCCGAGCGGACGAGGTTGCTGACGGATTTCAGGGCGTCGTAGTATTTGCGGCCCTGCTCATAAATCTTCACGGTTTCCTGAAAGCTCTGCAACATGGTCTGGCCGTTCTTGGCGGCTTCGACGACCTGCTTGGTGGAGTTGACGATGCCCTGCGCGAGGTTCGTAGGATCCGAGACGACCCACTGGGCGTATGTGCTGAGGCCCGTGCAGACGAGGCACAGACACAGCATAATGATTTTCTGCTTCATTGAATTGAATGTATTTTTTAGGATATTTTGCCCGAAGGCGGACATCATCGTTTTATCCGACGGCCCAGAGCCTGCGGCTCGGTACTTTCTTTCCGTACTGGGACGATCTCCTGACGCCGTACCCCGGAAGCATGTTTCTCCTGCTTGGCTTCTTTCTGCCGCAGGAAGTCGAACAGATTGTCCGCATAGGGCTGCCGCCCGGTTATACGTACGAGCCGTGCATCCAATTCCCGGAAGGCTTTTTCGACCTGCCGGAATTGCTTTTCGCGGGGATTATCCGGTTCGATACCGTATTTGTCGAGCAGCTGCCGGTTGGTGTAGGGGCTGTCGATCTTTTCCGGGAAGCGTGCGAACCATCCCAACGTCTGCAACTCGGCATCGAGTTTCTCGATGTAAGTTTGCCGCAGGGGAATTTCCGGATCGCTTTCCAATATCCTCTCGGCTTTCCGCACCATGCGGTTCTCGGCCTTCCATATCCACTCCCGGAGCTGCTGAACCTGTTGCGGCTCTTCCGGACATGCCGGGCCGTCCAGCCGCCCGCGCATCTCTTGCAACCGCTCCATGTCGGCGTCCCAGTCGTAGAGGCGTACGACGTAACAGGAGGGCATATAACGTCCGCTCGTTTCTGCCAGATGGCGCAGCTCGCGGAATGTCTCGGCGCGAAACTGCCGGTCTACGATATGCGCCGCTGCCTGCACCTCGTCTATCTTCGGCTGCCGGAGCCCGCTGTCGGGATGCTGCTCCAGATAGGCATCCAAAAGAAAGGTGTGCATGGCCAGCAGGCCGTGCAGGGAGTGGGCGGTGTCTGCCGGAACGTCCGCGAGGCGCCGTCCGATCTTTTTCGCAAGCGGCGTTCCGCGCAGGGCCTCCATCAGCTCCAGCATATCTTTTCCGGCCGCATCTTCGGGCGTCCTGAGAAAGCGGGATGTCGCTGTATTCATTGTCAGCCCGATTCCGGCAATGGTCAGATCCGATTTCCGGTGCCGTCGCACGAGATCCGTCATACTGCGTATATCCCGTTCCCGGAGCAGGTTTTCAGCATGACGGGCAATGAGCGTGCGTCGATGTTCCCTTTCCCAGTCCGGTTTGCGGCGGAATAACTGCGCGATCCTATCTTTCCATTCCATAACCGTCGGATTTGAGGACGTATAATTGTAGGCGGAGTCCGCCGAAGGGCTGCCCCTGCTTGCTGGGGCAGCCCGGAAATACCGAATGACGCTCCATTATTCGGCCGGTTCGTTGAAGTCGCACGCTTCGGCACTGATTGCGTCGTCTTCCTGCCGCCGGATGCAGTCCTCCGGAACGAAACGTCCGTAACAGCCGATGGTGAGTGTCTCGGTGGAAGCATCGTAGATCACGCGGTTACCGTCATCGGCCCCGAGCCAGAGGCGGTGACGGCGCAGTGAGATGATGCCGTCCTGTACGAGGCGTTTGTAGCAGAGCGCGTGGTCGAAAACGAGGATGCGCCACATGCCCTCGCCGATGCGGCGTATCGAGGCCGAGAGGTTGTTTTCCGCCGAGAGCCACGCTCCGCAGATACGGTCGGCGTCGAGTTGTTCCCGAAGGTCCGCCAAGGTGCGGATAACTTCGGTGCGGGTTCTGATCTCCTGCTGAAGGGCCGCTACGGCCGACGCAGGTGTCGGTTGGTTACTGTTCATTGTTTTTGAGTTTTGAGGTTCGTTTGAAAGCGTCGCCCGGCACGAGGAGCAGTGCATCGGCCGGGGGCGTGTAAAAGAGATCGACCCGGCATCCGCCGTAGGCCGTATAATAGACGCAATCCTTGTAGTATAGGAGGTGCGTTTCGGACGTGCTGCGGTGCGTGATGGTGATCCGGAATTTATCACCGCACGGCTCGATCACCAGCCGCGTATCGTCGAGCGTCGAATGCCATTCGCCGCACAAGGGACGGATTTTGCGGTATTCGTAATCGTAGAAGAGGCGGAAAGCTCCGAGCACGGCGGCCAATGTCAGCAGGATACCGGCGCATATCCAAAGCAACTGTTTCATAACAGGAAGAATTAAGATTCGGTGTTCGTTTTACGCTCGCGTGCCAGCTGGCGGATGGCGGCTTCGATGTCGCCGCCGAGCTTCTCGGCAAGCTCCATTACCTGCATCTTTTCCGACTCTTCGGTGGTGTAACACAGGTACTCTGCCGCACTCGTTTCAGTGGCATAGACCGCCGACTGCACGCCTCCGAGTCCGATCCAGACCTCTTTATAGCGGCGTTTAGGATCGTTCGAGAGGTTGATAGAGAGAATCTGCGCCCGCTCCTTGTCCGTCAGCCCCAGCAGACGTTGTATGCCGTCGAATTTCGAGAGGTATTTGCGCTGGTCCAAAAGGATTTTGCAGTCGGCGTTGTTGATGATCGACTCCTTGACGATGGGCGACGAGATGATGTCGTCCACCTCCTGCGTCACCACGACCGCCTCGCCGAAATACTTGCGAACGGTTTTAAACAAATACCTAATATATGCACTCATATTGGCCGAGGTGAGGGCCTTCCAGCACTCCTCGATGAGAATCATCTTGCGGACTCCTTTCAGCCGCCGCATCTTCGAAATGAAGGTCTCCATGATGATGAGCGTCACCACCGGCAGCAGCGTCCGGTTCGAGGAGATGTTGTCCAGCTCGAAGACGATGAAACGTTTGTCCAGCAAATCCAGCTGTTTGTCGGAGTTCAGCAGGTAGTCGTACTCGCCGCCCTTATAGTAAGGTTCCAGCACGTTCAGGAAGTTTTCGAGGTCGAAATCCTTCTCCCGCACGCGCTTCTGCTCCAGAAGCCGCCGGTAGTCGGTTTCGACGAACTCG
This Alistipes onderdonkii DNA region includes the following protein-coding sequences:
- the traN gene encoding conjugative transposon protein TraN; its protein translation is MKRDLIYLTLIVSAIWAAHATAKAVQDEPQQIEPRKIEAGFTKTVHILFPSPVTYIDIGSMDIIAGKADGAENVVRVKAAVRNFAAETNLTVITEDGGFFTFDVHYAENPVVSTLNLTVQEPQTEGVKKPAAADDPQPTASEGLVLLREVGREKPATVKRMLSDIYRQNRTDVKGIRAKKYGIEVEVLGIYVFNDVIYIHTCISNDTNISFEVDARRFIVADRKLAKRTAQQQTSLEILRVCNDPAVVRGHQRQRTVFALPKLTIPDDKVLLLEIVEKNGARHQMVEIPAGELLDAKLL
- the traM gene encoding conjugative transposon protein TraM, with product MTENKNPGNDPSAEFERLRKRKVLLFAAILGCIFLVAMWLIFRPAPVKPQEGAAGINTSVPDGKAQATVSDKRKAAEQLRSEEQQQRRMMTLGDNSFSLLDDGLKPAEEPAPADNPALRASEANRAMQRQVQGFYAAPQRNTEVEALKEQVAALQSQLDAERQQPDPLELAEEQYKLARKYLGGGTAVGEEAVEQAKQRKDSRLSVMRPVREGEVEASTLDPRADFTVERNLGFLTAAGGVAHADIPSVKACVAQTQVIRAGSTVQLRLLEAVRIDGVTIPRNTPLYGLATISGMRLQVTVSSVEYGGRIFAVEAVAYDFDGQPGLNVPNSRERTALKEALASVGQTAGTSVNVTRSAGQQVLSELARGGLQASSQYVAGKLREVKITLKANHQLLLISKE
- the traK gene encoding conjugative transposon protein TraK codes for the protein MEFKCLTNIETSFRQLRMYAFVFAGICAVVTVAAVWMSYSFAERQRQKIYVLDNGRSLMVALSQDLAQNRPVEAREHVRRFHELFFTLSPDKAAIESNVGRALQMADKSALSYYKVLQEKGFFNRLIAGNVSQMVKVDSIRCNFDRYPYEVTTFARQRILRESTVTERSLVTTCRLVNVSRSDNNPQGFMVEALNIVENKDLATYDR
- the traJ gene encoding conjugative transposon protein TraJ, with the protein product MVHMLSLTDNLHTILRVLYDDMMALCYPMSQVAMAIAGIGALLHIAYRVWQSMAQAEPIDLFPLMRPFAIGICILFFPTLVLGSLNGILSPLVKATHSLMVGQTLDMEQWQERRERLELESREQMPPDSYYAEDEEMERELNELGLDDQTQQALDRMNEQRSSWSVKGIIFKCLAWVLELLFAAASVILDVLRTFYLIVLSLLGPIAFAISVFDGFQSTLTQWLTKYVSIYLWLPISDLFSAIIARLQTLSMRHDVDLMAGGYNWYVDWSNSLNLIFMLVAVCGYLCIPSIASWVVQANGFAAYNKTVSKMTSLVSAGAGWTAGKAWAGAKGAGSAALSGGKAVGRGIMNGARLIFRK
- a CDS encoding DUF4141 domain-containing protein, translated to MKQKIIMLCLCLVCTGLSTYAQWVVSDPTNLAQGIVNSTKQVVEAAKNGQTMLQSFQETVKIYEQGRKYYDALKSVSNLVRSARKVQQCILLVGEISDIYVDGYRRMVGDENFTPAELAAIAAGYAKIIEESAGELKELQDIVNPTDMSLTDKDRIDVVQRVYGVLRRHRDLARYYTRKNISISLLRAARKRDMEGVLSLYGTDEQRYW
- a CDS encoding DUF3876 domain-containing protein — translated: MKQLLWICAGILLTLAAVLGAFRLFYDYEYRKIRPLCGEWHSTLDDTRLVIEPCGDKFRITITHRSTSETHLLYYKDCVYYTAYGGCRVDLFYTPPADALLLVPGDAFKRTSKLKNNEQ